The nucleotide window ACTCCTCATCGAAATCCATGTCTCTGGCAGCTTCGATCTCTGTCTCGCTCTCGTAGAGCACGTAGACGGGAGTATCAAACGGGTAACCCATGAGCTTGGTCGCGCCGTCCAGTTCTTCCCGTCGGGAAACCAAACCCGCTGGAGAGGCCGAACTGTATTTCAGCGAAAAATTCTCTGCCTCAGGGTGGTGGTAGTGGACGACGCGACCCATCTCTACTGTTGTCGTCGTGATGGACTGGCAAATCAGCTCTGCATTCTTCAGTTGCAGCGTGGCAGTTCCTACTCAGTGAACAACGGAGGCTGCCTGAACTGCATACTTCTCTGCGAGATCAACCACATCGTAGACGTGAATACCGGTTTTGAACCAAAGCAGCCTCTCAGCCCCGAGATCGATGTCCTCGCTCGTGCAGTCCAGTTCCTCGGATACCGCGAGCACCAGATTCTCTACATCGGCCTGCTGGATCTTGTCGAGTTTCTCCTCAAGATACTCGGGCGTCCAGAAGCCCACTATCTCGAGGATTGCCCGCCGGCTGTCAGGATGTTCCAGCGCGAAATCCGGTAGCAAGACCTCGGCACCCAGATCGATCACGTCGTCCTCGCGGACCAACTCCCAGTCGGTGTTCGCACGCTCCCACTTGTCAGCGAGCGTGCGTTCGAGGTCGCTGTCGTACCGGCTCCCACCGCTGTAGTGTGTTTGGAGCCCAGCCGTCTGATCCAATGTGAGCTCGCGTGTTTCGTTCGCTGACTCGTCGACAAGAATCTCCGCCGTGAGGTCCCACCGTTCACAGTGAGGCAACGCGGGGAGGAAATTCGCCATCCGAATACCGTACTTGCGCGACTGCCGGAACAGCGAGGCCGGACCGTCCAGGATCGCTTCGTACCCAGCTGCGAGGTCCGTGCTCGACACGCGCTCGCCATGTTCGTCGATCGGATAGATCCGGTGCATCAGCCCGAACAGCTTCACGTAGCTGAATACCGTCGCAAACTGATCCCAGACCCGAATCCGCAGTTCGGTTGCGTCGTAGAGCACTGCCTGTGCGAGCGCGAGGTTATACCGGTTCAGCAGCCACTCAACGGTGAGTGCCTCACCTTTGTACGCCTCCTCGCTTTGACCCGTCAACTGGGTCGTGCTGGTCGTCCCATCTGTATCCAGTTCGACCGACTCGGCGATCTGGTCGCCGAAGCGCACGAGCCGATTGTTCGCGTCGAGATCCGCGTACATCCCCTGATGGCACTCCGCAAGCGAGATGCCGAGTTCGTCGGCGACTGCCGTGTAGACATCGAGCTTACGGGTATCCTCGTCGAGCGTCGGCTGCCGAACGATCGGATAGGAGTCGTTCGCACGCTCGAACAGTCGTTGACGGATCTCGTACGGCTCGGCTGCCGCCACCGTCTCGAAGTCGCACTCGTCACGCAGCAGTTTCGCCAACCCCTGGATGATCTTGTAGTCGGTATCCGCCACCGTCAGCTGGTCGATCGCGGTGTCGAGGTCGGCCTTCGGATCACCCACGTGCGTCTCGAATAGCTCGACCAACTCGCTCGCCGTCTCTCGATACCGAGCGTCGTCGGGATCGATGAACAGCGGGGTTACCTCGCCGTCAGATGTCCGTGAGCGCGCGAGGTCCGCTGTCAGCATGGCTCATGTTCCATCATGGTCTGGTCACGCTCCTGCCTCGACACCTTCACGGCGACGCTGGGAGACGTAGTTCTCCATCGTGTCTGTGGCGATGATCTCGTAGAGTCGTGCGGGCTGGCGTTCGTCGGTGGGCCGCAGGATGCGACCAAGACGCT belongs to Halococcus qingdaonensis and includes:
- a CDS encoding DUF790 family protein, with amino-acid sequence MLTADLARSRTSDGEVTPLFIDPDDARYRETASELVELFETHVGDPKADLDTAIDQLTVADTDYKIIQGLAKLLRDECDFETVAAAEPYEIRQRLFERANDSYPIVRQPTLDEDTRKLDVYTAVADELGISLAECHQGMYADLDANNRLVRFGDQIAESVELDTDGTTSTTQLTGQSEEAYKGEALTVEWLLNRYNLALAQAVLYDATELRIRVWDQFATVFSYVKLFGLMHRIYPIDEHGERVSSTDLAAGYEAILDGPASLFRQSRKYGIRMANFLPALPHCERWDLTAEILVDESANETRELTLDQTAGLQTHYSGGSRYDSDLERTLADKWERANTDWELVREDDVIDLGAEVLLPDFALEHPDSRRAILEIVGFWTPEYLEEKLDKIQQADVENLVLAVSEELDCTSEDIDLGAERLLWFKTGIHVYDVVDLAEKYAVQAASVVH